A genomic segment from Saimiri boliviensis isolate mSaiBol1 chromosome 14, mSaiBol1.pri, whole genome shotgun sequence encodes:
- the LOC101043817 gene encoding olfactory receptor 7G3, translating into MKAGNLSDTPEFLLLGLTGDPELQPIVFELFLSMYLVTVLGNLLIILAVSSDSRLHTPMYFFLSFLSSVDIGFTSTMVPKMLVNIQAQTQSISYTGCLTQICFVLFFAGLENGILVMMAYDRFVAICQPLRYKVIMNPKLCGLLLLLSSVVSLLDALLHTSMALRLTFCTELEIPHFFCELAHILKLACSDILINNILVYLVTSLLGVVPLSGIIFSYTRIISSVMKIPSANGKYKAFSICGSHLIIVSLFYGTGFGVYLSSAETHSSRKGAIASVMYTAVTPMLNPFIYSLRNKDMLKALRKLVPRIPSFH; encoded by the coding sequence ATGAAAGCAGGAAACCTCTCAGACACTCCAGAATTCCTTCTCTTGGGGTTGACAGGTGATCCAGAGCTGCAGCCCATCGTCTTTGAGCTGTTCCTGTCCATGTACCTGGTCACGGTGCTGGGGAACCTGCTCATCATCCTGGCCGTCAGCTCTGACTCCCGCCTCCACACCCCCATgtacttcttcctctccttcctgtcCTCGGTCGACATCGGTTTCACCTCGACCATGGTGCCCAAGATGCTGGTGAATATCCAGGCACAGACTCAATCCATCAGTTACACCGGCTGCCTCACCCAAATCTGCTTTGTCCTGTTTTTTGCTGGATTGGAAAACGGAATTCTGGTCATGATGGCTTATGATCGATTTGTAGCCATCTGTCAGCCACTGAGGTACAAGGTCATCATGAACCCCAAGCTCTGTGGGCTGCTGCTTTTGCTGTCCTCTGTCGTTAGCCTTCTGGACGCTCTTCTGCACACGTCGATGGCACTACGGCTGACCTTCTGCACAGAACTGGAAATCCCCCACTTTTTCTGTGAACTGGCTCATATTCTCAAGCTTGCCTGTTCCGATATCCTCATCAATAACATCCTGGTGTATTTAGTGACCAGTCTGCTAGGGGTCGTTCCTCTTTCTGGGATAATTTTCTCTTACACACGAATCATCTCCTCTGTCATGAAAATTCCATCAGCCAATGGAAAGTATAAAGCTTTCTCCATCTGCGGGTCACACTTGATCATCGTTTCCTTGTTCTATGGAACAGGGTTTGGGGTGTATCTTAGTTCTGCAGAGACCCACTCCTCCCGGAAGGGTGCAATAGCATCAGTGATGTACACTGCGGTCACCCCCATGCTGAATCCCTTCATCTACAGCCTGAGAAACAAGGACATGTTGAAGGCTTTGAGGAAACTGGTACCTAGGATACCATCTTTTCATTGA
- the LOC101044455 gene encoding LOW QUALITY PROTEIN: ubiquitin-like FUBI-ribosomal protein eS30 fusion protein (The sequence of the model RefSeq protein was modified relative to this genomic sequence to represent the inferred CDS: substituted 2 bases at 2 genomic stop codons): MQLFVRARELHTLEVTGQDTVAQIKAHVASLEGTAPXEXVVLPAGMPLEDEATLGQCGVEALTTLEVAGRMLGGRVHGSLAGAGKVRGQTPKVAKQEKKKKQQKKTGWAKRWMQYNRRFVNLVPTFGKKKGPNANS, translated from the coding sequence ATGCAGCTCTTCGTCCGCGCCCGGGAGCTACACACCCTCGAGGTGACTGGCCAGGACACGGTCGCCCAGATTAAGGCTCATGTAGCCTCACTGGAGGGCACTGCCCCGTAAGAGTAAGTCGTACTCCCGGCAGGCATGCCCCTGGAGGATGAGGCCACCCTGGGCCAATGCGGAGTGGAGGCCCTGACCACCCTGGAAGTAGCAGGCCGAATGCTCGGAGGTAGAGTCCATGGTTCCCTGGCCGGTGCTGGGAAAGTGAGAGGTCAGACTCCTAAGGTGGCCaaacaggagaagaagaagaagcagcagaagaAGACAGGCTGGGCTAAGAGGTGGATGCAGTACAATCGGCGCTTTGTCAACCTTGTGCCCACCTTTGGCAAGAAGAAGGGCCCCAATGCCAACTCTTAA
- the LOC101043494 gene encoding olfactory receptor 7G2, protein MEARNQTSVSEFLLLGLTEDPELQPVLFSLFLSRYLVTILGNLLILLAVISDSHLHTPMYFFLSNLSFSDICLSTTTIPKMLVNIQAQNQSITYTGCLTQICFVLLFAGLENCLLAAMAYDRYVAICHPLRYMVIMNPCLCSLLILLSPLTSVVNALLLSLMVLRLSFCTDLEIPLFFCELAQVIQLACSDTLINNILIYFAACIFGGVPLSGIIFSYAQIASSILRMPSARRKYKAFFTCGSHLSMVLLFYRTGLGVYISSAVTDSPRKTAVASMMYSVGPQMVNPFIYSLRNKDMKGILRKFMGRMPSLLWCAICLGFRFLE, encoded by the coding sequence ATGGAAGCTAGAAACCAAACATCTGTTTCAGAATTCCTTCTCCTGGGACTAACAGAGGATCCAGAACTGCAGCCCGTCCTCTTCAGCCTGTTCCTGTCCAGGTACCTAGTCACCATCCTGGGGAACCTGCTCATCCTCCTGGCTGTCATCTCTGActcccacctccacacccccatgtacttcttcctttccaatctctCCTTTTCTGACATTTGTTTAAGCACAACCACCATCCCAAAGATGCTGGTGAACATCCAAGCTCAGAATCAGAGTATCACTTACACAGGCTGCCTCACCCAGATCTGCTTTGTCCTGCTTTTTGCTGGCTTGGAAAACTGTCTTCTTGCAGCAATGGCCTACGACCGCTATGTGGCCATTTGTCACCCCCTTAGATACATGGTCATCATGAACCCCTGCCTCTGCAGCCTGCTGATTCTTCTTTCTCCGTTGACTAGCGTTGTGAATGCCCTTCTTCTCAGCCTGATGGTGTTGAGGCTGTCCTTCTGCACAGATCTGGAAATCCCGCTCTTCTTCTGTGAACTGGCTCAGGTCATCCAGCTTGCTTGTTCTGACACCCTCATCAATAACATCCTGATATATTTTGCAGCTTGCATATTTGGTGGTGTTCCTCTGTCTGGAATCATATTCTCTTATGCTCAGATTGCCTCCTCTATTTTGAGAATGCCATCAGCACGCAGAAAGTATAAAGCCTTTTTCACCTGTGGGTCTCACCTCTCCATGGTGCTCTTGTTCTATAGGACAGGTTTGGGGGTGTACATTAGTTCTGCAGTTACTGACTCACCTAGGAAGACTGCAGTGGCTTCAATGATGTATTCTGTGGGTCCTCAAATGGTGAACCCCTTTATCTATAGTCTGAGGAATAAGGACATGAAGGGAATCTTGAGGAAGTTCATGGGGAGGATGCCTTCTCTTCTGTGGTGTGCCATTTGCCTTGGATTCAGGTTTCTAGAGTAA